cgtttttgtttgtctttttactttggcgtatagtgccgtgtccagtgttttgtgtaccgtttaaaacctttttattttctgtttattaaatgctgagcgcgatcacgcgtccagcttataccaaaccacatctctctgtcgtttgtgttcctgtttctggtctgacgccacccactccggccgtctttgtgacagggacgaTCACAGCTAGGTAAAGATTTCTTTAAGTTGTCTTGCAATCAGGACACTGCAAGATGCAGGAAATCAGACACCCCTCTTAacaggtacataaggacctttttattttattctgttacatgttcccatgtgttgctacaactgtttacgtaaggtgtgtgtattgttttatttttatttttttaacagcagaAAGAAGTTTGCAATGTTCAGGTTTATTTAgatatttagatcattaaaattgacACTGCTATTGTTTATGTAAGAGGAGATATACCCCTAACTGCCAGTGTTACAAAAACaacctgtgacacagtcatgaaatagcaacaaaaaaagggTATTTGAAAACTATTCCTCAGACTTCTACAGTGTCATTGGCAGTAAAATACAGAATGAAGATAAAAATAGTCATATCCCAGGGAAAAAATGTACTGCATCTGTTTTACATATGTAACAAGGGTGGTGTGTGGCTAACGTTCCCCAAAGCacattcaaaattttttttttttaaaaagcagcagtTGCAAGCCAGATAATACaatttgcattgttttattaaaggtaACATACACTATTACAAGGGGGAAAGCAGAAAGTATGCAGAAATAATCTTCTAGATAACTGCTATCATGTGAAAAAAGAAATGTTGTACAACATAAAATGCAGATAAGAGTGAAATTTTAGAACATCCAATGTAATGAACAGTAGTGTTCACCTGGGGAGTGAGCCACATATACCTGAATGCATTGGGATgtgagttaaaaacaaaacaacaacaaacaaaaaagatttgaCAAACTGTCCCGGTAAACCAGGAGCCATATTGTCACCCAAATAATTAACCAAGCTATGTTTCAGGGGCAAATAATAAACAAGCTAACAGTATTGGCTAAATTTAAAACCAATTAAAGGAtgtagaataaacaaacaaatgcagaTGGTAACATAGTAACATCCATCTTTGTATCTTTACTCTGATGAATGGTGCATGTCAGAGAGAACATTCTGATACTCCTTATTGCCAGGGTCAAGTTGTAGTGCCTTCTCATAGAACTCCATCATTTTTTCTTTATGAATAAACACCAGCATGCCTAAGGCTTCTATATCATGCGGATTATTCTTAATACGCTTTTCTGCAAGAGTATTCAATTTAGAATAACACTTCTCGCGTTCTACAGACGGATTCCGTATTTTGAAACCTTCTTTGTAGTGTTTAATAGCTTCTAACTTTGagtttttgaaattaaatatgAAATTTCCATAGTAGCGATGTAGTGCCTGTAACTCTTCTGGCTGGATATCTGGAATTCTAAACAGATTCTGAAATAAATCATCTCCTTTTTGGAAGTGATCGGATTCAGCATACATTACAGCCAGATCCATTTGAGGGTAAATATACGTTGGCTTCTGCTTGGCTACTATTTCCAAGTGAGGAATGCACAGCTCAGCGAGTTCTTTCTTCTGTATTTTGGTCTGACAATCTGTTTTTCCTTGCAATTTGAACAATTTGTATTTGTAGCACTGGGCTATTTGATGGTGCAGTAGTCCTGAACGTGGCGATTGCTCCAGTCCCTTTGTTAACAGTTCCAAGGCTTTATCAAAAGACTCAGTCTTTCTGAAATACTTTGCAGCATAGCCAATTACCTGAGGGTTATCTGGTGAGTTCTTCAGAGCCTGCTCCACTAACTTCACTGCTTCCTCCTCTTGTTTGTATTGCTGAAGTTTTAATCCCAGAAGTACCATGATAACTGTGTTTTCTGGATCAAGCTTTTGTGCTCGCCTCAACTGTTTTAATGCATCCGAGTCCTCAGCTGTACCTGCTCTTCTTTGACAATATAGCACATTCGCATAACCGTAGTTCCATTCCTTCTCATCAGGTTCTAATTCTAGAGCTTTTTCAAAACATTCTTTTGATTTGTCACAGTTCTTATCCCAGACTCTCAAAAAGGTCCATCCCTTTTCCCCATACACAGCAGGAGGAAGATCTTTGGGCAGCCTCTTGCAAATGTCTTCCAGCTTCTCCAGGTAGCTCTGGGCTTTGGTGAGCTCACCCATGTGATAGTACACCCAAGCAAAGTTTCCATAAGTGACAATGACCAGCTTCTCAAATTCATCTTCATGGTCCTTCCGTGTAATTTCTTCAGCTTGTTCTAGATATTTTAGGGCTTCTTCATTAACACCTTGCAGTTGCTTCACATACGCTAGGTGATTGTATGCGCTGCCCTTATATTTCCTCAGAGGAAACTGTATTTCTTCTTGTAGTCTGTCTTCAAGACCAGCACGGTCAGTGTCTCCCTCTTCCAAATCCCATGTGAAATGGCACTCCAGCTGAAGGAGTTTGGATTGTAAGGAATGTTCTTGGCTAGAACTGGAGAAATGAGAAGATGTATGTGTTTAGTTTAACATGTGTATGATATATAAAATACCTTCAAGATATTGTGAGAGATTAATACATGCAGATCTACACAGTAAGACATTTGTTGCCTAATTTACCACATCCAGatcccttgaaaaaaaattatcATGTTATCCTTGTAGACAATTACTTCCTCTTCAGATATTGGAAAACGTTTGGATTGAGAAAGCTGAGCAGTGGCACCCCAAAATATAATTCATTTTCTATAAATTCAGAATGAACAAAGTAGATCATATACTGCCCATTTTACCCCCCTCActactgtaaatatatttgtatctcTAAATAACAGTCTCCTCTCAAAGAATATCTAACATATGTTAATCACTAATCACTTCCCCAATTTCAGGGGTACTCCTAATATTATCAATGTTCTGCCAAAGCATTCTGGAATGGCAACTGAACAGACTGGTACTAATGCTTTGAGCCAGAGTGGAAGGAAGAGTTTGCTTTTACTGAAGGTAAACCTCTGTGTCTCAcctgcaacaaatcgcttacacactgcTGTCTACTAGGCGAGCAACCTCAaatgtcattatgaaacaaatcacaacacattttaaactgaaccctcctggatcagacttgaggagaaacaaGCCGGCCTCTTTAAAAGCACGCCTCAGAAGTCAGCATATGCTGCTTTTGActttcagtaaagaagctgatgtaaCGACTCAAATGAGTTTTGTATGGCAATATCGTTTGTGCCAAACAtgcttattcagatgaatgaatctttttataaaattaagATAGTAAGCTGTGCACACgagggatcttttttttttatctctcatGTCCtctagatctacagtacaataaaaattacacagaaactgtaagACTGCAATGTTCTCCcttgttcttgtttattttgctgccatcaagagataacaactactgtactgcagtgCAAGATTCCATTATAGTGTtcaagagaattaaaaaaaaaaaaatgtaacacacattctagtgtttaaaatgtcttcatgttttacagtgtgtGGTTTGCGGCTCTCGGCcatatgaaaatgtttgtttggtcAGGAAGTTGGCCGCCCCTGAAATATTGTCCCCTGTGCCATTTGATATAGGGCAGGGCGGCAATTGCCCCCTCCCCAGACCTTGGTTTGCTCCCCCCCATACGATCAATATGGcattatgtcttccactttttgaGCCCCCAGATGGTCAAAGTTTTCTTCACAAACTAATAAAATATGTTTCTCAAATATCATTCATTTCTAATCTAACCCAGATCTGGAATTAAGTCGGCGACAGCtgctatgtgatgtaattgctcaCTGTTTACTGATTTAAAATGTTACGTTGCTTAAAcatgcatttatatggaaagaaAATATTAGacaatgttattgttttgttatgaCTGCACACCACGCTGGTTAACATTTGAAGCCCTTTATTAATACCAACACACTCTTCTATATCACAATGTAACACTGCCTTCTAGTGAGTGTTTACTGTAACAGTGACCTATTATCAGTACATCTCCctttttttcaaattgtattaATCTCTGTCTATTCAGCATTCCTCCATCAgtctcttagttttttttttactgaatttcTGAATTAGTCTTTTATGCTGAATATTGCTGTCTGTCTTTCCTTCGTTTTCTAAAGTTGTTACCACGTTGCTGCTATCTGACATaggtgtgctgtgtgtctgtatttgtgGTTGATAAGTGTTATCCACAGTTTGTGATAGTTCTTGTACTGGAGTTTCTTCACTCAGCGGGTTGAAGGTCCCAGGTACTTTCAGTAGGTGTCTCCGATTTCTTCTAAACAGTTACTACCTGATATGATCTTGGGGTCGCTTCTTTTATTACTTTTGCAATGGGTCCCCACTGTCCACTGCCTCTAATCCTTACAATATCATCTTCTGCCTTTCCGTTTGATTGGGTGTAAAGAGGGCTCGAAGTGACGTGTTCAAATCTGTACTTTTGCGAATACTTCCAGGCTCGTGAATTGTGGGCCATTGGGCTCTATTCATCAAAGTGTCGGtgtttagaatttttttaaagaaatttttCCGAAAATTCCGTGTTTACACTTTTTCCTTAAATCATGACCGGTACATGAAAGTTTCATTTTGAAAAACCGACAGTCGCAACGCGCTTTCTGTCGGATTTAATTTCATGCATAAATTAAAATAGGCGCTACCCGCGGACCGCCTACGAGACAGAACAATCGGAAGTAAAAGGGAGTCAAATCGATCCACGAATTGTGGATGGAACGCAAAAAACAGTAAACCAACTTTGAAGAATGAATCAACTGCAAGGCACACCAACACATTAAAGTTTGCTGCAAGGTTAAATATATTATAATGGTGACGGTCAGCGAATTGTAAATATGAAGGATTTGCTGTTTGACTGTAGCCTCTGCatcactgtgtgtataaatgTTTCTCTGAATCGATGTTATTACTGCTTCTATTAGTTGCCATTTCTAAATAAGAGTTAAACGTCATTCTTACCCCTGGCTCTTTTTACAAAGCCCATGCAATATATTAAACAAAGTCAAGGATCTGAAACAAGAGTAGTCTAATGTCCCTAGCTGCTACTGTAAaacgattttttaaaaaatgatgtcgAACCGCTATTTGCTTAATGCAACAGTAATAACAGTATGTAACTGAAATGTTTTCTAGTTTGTTATAAACTAgtgccgtgctttaaaaatactggcattgcacattttgtataatttattttaataataataacactatctCGTTATAAACTGGTCCGATTCCTGCCTgcttttttctcattcatgatgctattggGACAAAGCGTGTTCAATGTTGATTTGCTCCCACGGAACCTTTCTTAGACGAGCTAAACAGTACaataatcacaagctttcaagacctcagaggtCTCTTTTTCAGGTGAAAGTAAAAAACAGGAAACTACGAAAAGCAGCAAATGAAAGACAATAACATCTATTCGTATTATAACACCTGgctgttaaaaacatttaaatcacaAAGTCAATATTAAATatgcacaatgttaaaaataatggCTTCACACACTTACTCCATAGTGAAGGCTGGGTGTCACGGAATTCTCAATTCACTGCTGCGGCTGCTTCTGTAGCGCTGTCTTTCTCCACTGCTGAAAAATGAAGTCAGTGACGTCTTATTATTATCGAAACATTTCCGGTTTTTCATGTTGTGAGCACCCTAAgacaacatttattttgtaatgttttgtgaTCCAGACCTTGATTAGTTATTTATTGTTTCAGTTTCTGTCAATTCGCTGTAATGTTTCAAAAAGTAACTTTAACTAATAATGTTTTCAATGAACAAGGAAGCATCTAAATAAGCCTCGGTGAAAAACAAGCTTCAGCAGTACAGATACGAAACTTGTTGATGAGAATGCTGTTAGATTGGAAAGGAATCCAACTTGGAACCCTGCCAGTTTCAGGTTTTGATAAAACGAAACTTAGCAGCTAGTGTTTAAAGGTCAATTAAACAAAAGTGCAATACATCTACAGAACTCGTAACAGGATAACTTACTAGGGAACACACAGAAGTGATACCGTTAAAACacatctcattctccgcctgGTCTGAGGCACAATCCATATTTAAGAAATGGACGattaatatgttaatgaaaaaacccgtctctaagggcacgttattctaaTGTCGTGATGAGTGatatttttatgcattaaaaagaGAAATTCCCTACTTAGTAGAGATACTGCTATGAACGTAATTTACAAGATAGTGAAAATGACATCTAATCGAAACATTGTAAtttaatttcaatttattttagtatttcttaaggTATAGCACATTATAAGGACACATTTGTGAAAAGTTAATACAGTCAGTCACACATCAGCACATTTTGTGAAATCAGCAGCTGGTTATtcaacttttgttttcatttttactttcagaaaataaaaagcactCTCTCTGAGATAGTCTAGAAATTTTATTTGATCATTTCAGCTTTAAAAAACAAGACAATGATATTCCAGTAGCAAAGTATCATTTAGTTACATCACAATGATAAAATGTTCAACTTGTCAAATCACATCACATAATTCGAATATAATACCATTATTGATTATGTATTTCACAATtttgaatcaaattaaaaatATCTCTTTAATAATTAAAATCAGATAAGCAATGACTACGATCAATTAATTTTATATTAATCAATTCATATCACAATTAGATCAAAGTAccattttaaattatacaattcACAATATTTAAAAGTTGAAATATTTCTCTAATGATTAAAATCTGGTAAACAATGATGATAATCAGTTAATTGGGTCAATCCACATTAGGACATAGTATCATTTTCAATGATATGTTTTGCAGTTATTTATCAAAATTAACAGCTCTTTGATATTTAAGTTATGATGTCACAATCAGAAAATAACAAATCAGGAATACTAAGAAATATTCCCACCtctgttatttaattttaatttattttagaacagtATTTCTTAAGGTCCATCATATTATAAGGACACATTGATGACATGTTTATACAATGACAACATTTCAGTCACACATCAGCACATTTTGTGAAATCCACAGCTggtttttagcatttaaaaaaagaagaagttTAGCATTTTTACTGCAATGATTCACACAGGTCAACAGCACTCTTGTATCTTGCATTGCCTGGGTCAAACTGCAATGCCTTCTCATAGCACTTGATAGCTTGTGGTATCTCGTCTCTGAGTTGATGAGCTGAACCCAAAATGGCAAAGCCTTCTGCATCATGTGGATTCTTTGCAGTACGTTTTTCAGCAATTCTTTTTATCTTAGCATAACATTGATTGCCTCGTAAAGATTTATTTTGGATCTGTAACCCAATTTTATAGTGTTTAATAGCATCAGGCTCTGATTTTTTGTGATAATACAAGAAGGTCCCAAAACAAAGATGTAATCCCTGTATATCATCAAGCCAGGTAATTGGCATGTCAAATAATCTCTGATATATATCTTCGGCTTGTGTCATGTTGTTGGATTCTGCATACATTTGTGCCAGATCTAACTGAGCTTGAATTTTTGATGGTTTCATCCTAACagctttttcaaactgtaaaatgCTTGATTTCACAAATTCCTCGGCCTCTTTGGGGTCTTGATTCCACTGGCCCTGGAATTTACAGATTTTGGATCTGTAGGCAAGTCCTAATTGATAGTGTAGAGAATATGAATCTGGAGCTGCTTGCAACGCCTCTTTTAATATCTCCAAGGATTTGTCTGGACAgccattttttctgaaaaaacttcCTCCATGTCCAGCAACCTGGGGATTATCAGGTGACAGCTTGAGAGCTTGATTCACTAATTCCAGGGCTTCCTCATTTTGTTCCTCATAACGCTTCAGTTTCATTGCCAGGTGTACCATGAGAACTGGGTTTTCTGGATCTAGCTCTAGAGCATGTTTTAACTGTTTTAGTGCAACTGAATCTGCAGCACAAACTGAAGGTCCAAATGTTTCAAGGCGGTACAGCACAATGGCATAATCAGCATTCCACCCCTTCTCATTGGGCTCTTCTTCAAGAGCCCTTTCAAAACATTCTTTTGCTATCTTATAATGTTTCTCGTCACAAACCTTCAAAAAGGACCATCCCTTTTCTCCATACACCGCAGGAAGGAGGACACTGTAGCGGGAGGCTGTGTTGCTGAACTTCTTGCAAATATCCTCCAGCTTCTCCAGGTAGTTCTCAGCTTTGGTGATCTCACCCATGTGATAGTATACCCAGGCAAAGTTTCCATAAGTAACAATGACCAGTTTCTCAAATTCATCTTCATGGTCCTTCTTTATTATCTCTTCAGCTTGTTCTAGATATTTCAGGGCTTCTTCATTAAAACCTTTCAGGTGCTTCACATAAGCAAGGTAATTGTAGAGTTTTCCCTTATATTTCTCCAGGGGGAATTGAATATTTTCATGTATTGTCATTTCCAAATCCTTAATTTTAATTTCTTCCTTTTTCAAACCCCATGTGAAGTGACACTCTAGTTGAAGTAGTTTGTCACGCAGGGTATTTTGTGAGCTGTAAGAAATTACAAGATatcaagatgatgatgatgaaatgcAATATTATAATTACACTTTCCAGAGAAAGAAGTATTTGATATTAACTATATTGACATTGTTGTACAGAATCCATGTGTTGTTATGTATATGGATCTCTGAAAGCTGCTTACACACTGAGCCCCCAGACAGACCTGCtactatacatttataaaactaaaCTAGTCAAAACCCTGAGTTGGAAATTTACCCCCAAACTCTGTAATTTACAAGTAATTTACACTAAtataactgaaatgtaacttcctaattttctttaattttgttttttcgtATGTATGCCTGAAGTAAGCTATGTAAAAGTTAGCCACGCCCTGCAGTTATTAACTGAAAGAATAAACATTGCTTTGGTACAGAGCTTTGATGTCTTAagcatacatttatatattaaaaaaaaaattgcacttaATCCACCTTACAAACACACCCCAAACATATGCCTACATATTTTTATTAACTCCTAAATGTGAAAACTATGAGAAATTGCgctatattttcaaagtgtttccttcaTTCTtcaattaactcctattttttgaaaggagaaaaaaccTGTTaaggttacaaaatgaaaaaaacaaaacaactttaaaGTGTTcaagagaacttgaaatatatagCTTAATTTTTggggttctagttttgtaaaatgaacaggtgttttaacACTTTCAAAATTAAAGACTTAATTTAAGACTAACATTTCgaaaatatacaatacaatacaaaacgcatttttgtattatattgcacccttcacgccatggcatcccagagtgaTTTAACACGACTTTTTGGAACAACtaaaagttctgcattttctgatcttaAAGAACGAGtaggaatatacagagttagtGTAGTAgttagtgggcagcagtgtggagtagtggttagggctctggactcttgactggagggttgtgggttcaatccccggttggggacactgctgctgtacccttgagcaaggtactttacctagattgctccagtaaaaattcaactgtataaatgggtaattgtatgtaaaaaaaaataatgtaatatcttgtaacaattgtaagtcgccctggataagggcgtctgctaagaaataaaaaataataataatagtagtagctGGAGATAAAATGGCCCTAATCCCATGATTTGATTATAGGAATCTATAAAGTACTTACcccattattatgattatgaatgACAACACCTTCAGTGATTTCTTTAACCTCTTCCtgcttgactgctgaaaccttaCCTACTGATGCTGCAGGAAAACAGACAGAGGTCCCACTTCTACTGAAACTTTTAGTttcaagctatatatatatatagattgctTATCATCAACACTCCAAAACCAATAGATACTGTAAGCAATACTGTACACAGTGGACTTCCCCTTTTTCTGTAACCATTATcatctcattacaatatgttTTCATGGACAACATTAACTCAAATGTAATTTGAACTGAGCCATGCTCAGTACAGAGTTTCTGAAGAACAGAAACTCTGCTGTTGGAAGCCAACATGTGAAaccaaacaaagtacacagaagcAGAGACCAGTAGTCAGGGGCCAGCTATGCTAATCAAGCCTGTCAAGCAAGGTAAAGGACATATTGAAAACTGAAATGCATATCATTGTAAATATCAATATGGGGGGGGACTTTCATTTTCAAACAATAAATGCATTTCTGGCCTTGTAGATCACATTTCTTTGGGAAGCCCATACCCTCAGTGTAGTGTTCATATGCTGATAAAGTGTTGATACAAACTGAATATACAGAACTGTTACTGTAGAAGTCCTTCTAACGATCTAATAAAGTAGCTTAGTGAATGTTTACAATAAAGGAAGAACGTTCATGGGCCTGATTTGCAGAGATGcattcatatttatattatttccACCCTTAAATTAATAACATAATAGCATTTTGCCAATAGGCATTTCTTCAGATTATTATAGGATACAGAATGACAGTCCTGTTTGGACTATGACACTTTCAGGTTTCAAGAAAACAAAACTTACCATTTGACACAATATTTACAACCTGTAAACAAAGCTGACAGATAGTCAATCGGAGAGAGTCTATGGTAagcacactaagacacacacagggcaagtgtggagtagtggttagggctctggactcttgaccggagggtcgtgggttcaatcccagatgggggacactgctgctgtacccttgagcaaggtactttacctagattgctccagtaaaaaacccaactgtaagaatgggtaattgtatgtaaaaataatctgtaaaaaaataatgtaattgtatgtaaaaataatgtgatatcttgtaacaattgtaagtcgccctggataagggcgtctgctaagaaaataaataataaaaataacagttgGCTGAACACACCTAACCCACACTGAGAGTGACATGgagaggtgtggcaaagtggttaatagtgtgcaggtgattaaagaacagacagacaattgtaatccaggtgcaaaggtttatttgtttttgtgttttatttgtttttgtccagtgcctgatggcaaaacaaacagtaaacaataatgaaggttagtaatacagcagcgtgtattacccacacaaaacacaaagcacatacacaagtccgttagtgcatgaattagtgctagtggtgctgtggcaaagtggtgagtgaatacaggtgagtgcagtgcagatacaaaacagacagacagtgatttccaggtgcaagggtgtttattgatttaattaaagtccagagccttatggcaaacacttgtaaataataatgttggagtgatacagctgcgtgtatcactcggtatttgtaaatccccgggtttgacccgtaaccaaaagtccagttttacacaccaacactaaacacaaaacacaaacacagttcttagtgatagtgaataagtgcaagtggtgtaatacagttctccgtgaaatgcagggatgaaagtgatgtccgggtttatgctggctttcgctacagctccggattgtgcaactggtagtctattaaaaaacagacgacagttaacaaaacactaacaaacacaagacaaaactcacggttcaagATAAAGCAACAAAGACTCCTTGTAAGTTTTCGACACTAACcgtttaccaaggaacagatcacgtacgctaagtcccctatttatatcctcgctcatgacccctaggttaacaagcgcatccgctcctccagtcctcggaagCCACACTGTTTACC
The sequence above is a segment of the Acipenser ruthenus chromosome 7, fAciRut3.2 maternal haplotype, whole genome shotgun sequence genome. Coding sequences within it:
- the LOC117415037 gene encoding interferon-induced protein with tetratricopeptide repeats 1-like; its protein translation is MDSSQEHSLQSKLLQLECHFTWDLEEGDTDRAGLEDRLQEEIQFPLRKYKGSAYNHLAYVKQLQGVNEEALKYLEQAEEITRKDHEDEFEKLVIVTYGNFAWVYYHMGELTKAQSYLEKLEDICKRLPKDLPPAVYGEKGWTFLRVWDKNCDKSKECFEKALELEPDEKEWNYGYANVLYCQRRAGTAEDSDALKQLRRAQKLDPENTVIMVLLGLKLQQYKQEEEAVKLVEQALKNSPDNPQVIGYAAKYFRKTESFDKALELLTKGLEQSPRSGLLHHQIAQCYKYKLFKLQGKTDCQTKIQKKELAELCIPHLEIVAKQKPTYIYPQMDLAVMYAESDHFQKGDDLFQNLFRIPDIQPEELQALHRYYGNFIFNFKNSKLEAIKHYKEGFKIRNPSVEREKCYSKLNTLAEKRIKNNPHDIEALGMLVFIHKEKMMEFYEKALQLDPGNKEYQNVLSDMHHSSE
- the LOC117415857 gene encoding interferon-induced protein with tetratricopeptide repeats 1B-like; translation: MTIHENIQFPLEKYKGKLYNYLAYVKHLKGFNEEALKYLEQAEEIIKKDHEDEFEKLVIVTYGNFAWVYYHMGEITKAENYLEKLEDICKKFSNTASRYSVLLPAVYGEKGWSFLKVCDEKHYKIAKECFERALEEEPNEKGWNADYAIVLYRLETFGPSVCAADSVALKQLKHALELDPENPVLMVHLAMKLKRYEEQNEEALELVNQALKLSPDNPQVAGHGGSFFRKNGCPDKSLEILKEALQAAPDSYSLHYQLGLAYRSKICKFQGQWNQDPKEAEEFVKSSILQFEKAVRMKPSKIQAQLDLAQMYAESNNMTQAEDIYQRLFDMPITWLDDIQGLHLCFGTFLYYHKKSEPDAIKHYKIGLQIQNKSLRGNQCYAKIKRIAEKRTAKNPHDAEGFAILGSAHQLRDEIPQAIKCYEKALQFDPGNARYKSAVDLCESLQ